GGATTCTAAAAGCTACTAAAAGTTGAAATGAATGCTTATCAATCAGAAATAATCCAAAAGCATATTCATCAAATCCTTAGTAAAGTCCAAACAAATTGTCCCACAACAATTTCAGCAATAAAAGCAGTATGAGTCAAATGAAGGGAACATACAGTGCTATTAACTAAGGCAATTTATGATGAACGTACAGAAGACTGTGTCAATAAGAGTGTCGATGTGGTGTTGATATTATACCTAGGAAAAGTCACCATATATCTAATTATAGTGGTGAGCTATGAATACATGTGGGGCAATCCAGTATTCCAGTCGAATTGATAAGACAGTTGAATTAGCTAGTAATCACAAAATTCTATGTTTGATTATTTATGAGTATTGTCTATTACTCTGTAGCATTTTTAATTTGAGCTAGTCAGCTATGTTCACTAGAGCCTCGATAGAGCTACGAGGCGGATTTCAACAAGAGGTAACCTAGTCTGATTTAAGAAATTTATCTCTTTGTTATCCTTTATCGAGTAAAGTCATAAGGCGCACATGCATCAATTAGAAACAACCTAGTTTGATTTATCATTTTGCAGTCTTTTGCTGATTAAAATTACACGATTAGTTCAAAAACAAAGACAATTAATGGTCAACGTAGACATGTACTGATCcagacaattaattaaattcctcCACGAGAATGGTCACTCTGCCAGTACTAATTCATTTAATTCATTGCTTTTTACCGCAgttaaattcattatttttatgtttctaTCAGACCAAAACTATTCTACtagataattatattcactaGCTATCAGCTTCCATGTGAATCCCCCCCTACAGAATAATGATTTGTTCTTGTATTTCATTCAGACTGAGAAGATCTAAAAACCAAACACTATGGCAATCCCAAAACTCTGGCATGAAAATGATgacaaaaaaaaactgtaaaaacAGACAAAGAAAACCATAAATATAcattaaaagaaatatattgCGTGCTTCAAGGTTgttgaatttcttcatttgACCTGTCCTTGATTATTGCACTTCCACTTTCAGTTCCCAAGTACTAACCTCACAAGCCATCGAGGTTTTCCATACTTGAATATGAGATATCCTATGACAATACCAAAGGGTAAGCCACAACAATATCCAACAACAACACTTCGCCACCCAAATCCATTTGAGTCCTCAACATCCACTATTTGCCCTCCACCTCTACTTTCACATTGTAAAGTTAGGGGAAATCCACATAAAGCCGCATTTCCCAAATAGGATTCGTTGCTAAATGTATCGAATTGTGGACCATGAGGTATACGACCAGAAAGATGATTATAAGAAAGATTCAGTACAGCAAGAAATGTTAGGGATTTTGAGAGCTGCTCAGGAATCTCACCCACTAATTGGTTCTTTGACAGATCGAGTACCTCAAGAATGCGTAAATTTCCCAATGATGATGGAATAGAACCGGTGAGCTGATTGTGCGATAGATTGAGAAATCGGATCAAATGGAGATTTCCTATAGATTTAGGAATCTCTCCGTGGAAGTAGTTATTGGATAAATAAAGTGCTGTGCaaatattaaaatgcaccacttcaTGCTCCACCGCTTTCCACACAAGGCTTATTGAACCATCGTAATAATGCAATATTTCACTGTCATTCTTCACACGCTGCATGGCTTCAAAGTTCTCTATGTAATATCTTGGCAAATGACCAGTGAACTCATTGTCTGAGATATCAAATATATGCAGCTTTGGAAATGGATGTGTAGTATTAGAAGTGCATATTTCACCGTAAAATTGATTAGATCTCAGCACAAGAACACGCAAATCAGAAAGAGTATCTAACCAATAAGGAAATGTATCACGGAACTTGTTGTTTCCAAGAAGTAGAAATTTAAGATATCTGCAATTTGTCAAGCCTCGGGGCGATGGCCCTTCCAATTGATTGCCATTCAAATTGAAATACTCCAATTTGTTACCCTCTGTGCATACTCCTGCTGGAATAGGTccccaaaaatgatttttagctaAATTTATAACCTTAAGTTCCCTGCTGAAGCTCCCTAAACACAGAGGTAGTGAACCATTTAAATTGTTATCCGACAAATCAAGAAGTTGTAGGGAGCTCAAATTGCACAACCATGCATCTTTCCCATAAATCAAACTAGAACTTATTGTTTGATTTCTGTCATTTCTATTTGTTGGAGTGGGAGCTATCATGCCTTGGAgatgatttttaaaaactagTATAGTTTtcaacattttcaattttccCAGGCAATGAGGAATCTGACCATCCAAACTGTTGTTGGATAAAACTAACCATTCAAGGGAGTGTTGGAGATTGCACAGTGTTCTAGGAATATTTCCTTGCAACATGTTCGACCAGAGTGAAAGATCTCTTAGTGAGGTTAGATTCCCCAGACAATTTGGAATTGGACCTCCCAAACTATTGTTTGATAAATCTAGCCATTCAAGGGAACTCTGGAGATTGCATAGTGTTCTAGGAATATTTCCTTGCAGTATATTGGACCGGAGTGAAAGATATCTTATTGAGGTTATATTCCCCAAACATTGAGGAATTGGACCTCCCAAACTATTGTCGGATAAATCTAGCGATTCAAGAGAGTGTTGGAGATGGCATAGTGTCCAAGAAATATTTCCTTGTAGCACGTTAGACCAGAGTGAAAGATGTCTTAGTGATGTTATATTCCCCAGACATTGTGGAATCGGACCTCCCAAACTATTGAAGGACAAATCTAGATTCTCAAGGGAGTGAAGATTGCAAATTGTTCTAGGAATATTTCCTTGCAACATGTTGTACGTAAGGGAAAGATCACTTAGTGAAGTTATATTCCCCAAGCATTGTGGAATCATACCCCCTGGACTATTGAAGGACAAATGTAGATCTTTAAGGGAGTGAAGATTGCAAAGTGTTTCAGGTATATGCCCTTGCCCCATGTTAAAACTAAGAGAAAGATCTCTTAGTGAGGTTAAATTCCCCAAGCATTGTGGAATTGGACCTCTCAAAAACATATAATTCAAAGAAAGGGCTTTAAGGGAGTGAAGATTGCATAATGTTCTAGAAACATTCCCATGAAAAACCCTGGAATCGAGAGAAAGATGTCTTAATGAAGTTATATTTCCCAGACATTGAGGAATTATaccactaaaattattattgtgaaataaataaagagtgGCAAGGGAATGAAGATTGCATAGCGTTTCAGGAATGGTTCCTTGGAACATGTTGATGCTGAGACCAAGAAACACTAGTGAACTTAGATTTCCAATTGTTGGGGGTATTGGCCCATAGAAATGGTTTCTACTTAAGTCAAGTTTTTTAAGCTTGGATAGCTTGATTAAACTTGTTGGAATTGGGCCATGGAGCCGGTTATGCTCGCAATTGAAAGCTTGAAGCTTGGTCAAATTGGAGAATATGCTTTCTGGAATTGGACCAGTCAAATGATTGAAAGATAAGCAAAGGTAAGTAAGGTGTTGAAGGTAGCTTATTTGTGAGGGAATAATACCATTGAGATTGTTTCCTCCAAAGTTCAAGAACTGAAGCTTTGTCAACCATTCAATCTTTGTTGGTATAAGATTGTCAAAATGGTTCAAACTGAGGTCTAAGAAGATTAGCTGGGAAAGGTTGGCTATAGCATATGGAATTGGTCCAGTGAAGCTGTTATTATGGAGACTAAAAAGGGTGAGCGttggaaatgaaatgaaatcaaGGCTTTCGAGTGTACCTGCAAGGCTGAAATTGTCCAATTTTATCTTATAAACCGCTCCCGCATTGTTGCAAGTGATGCCAGTCCAGTTCCAACAAATGTTATCAAGATTAGCAATGGACCATGAATGAAGAACACTGGTATTGAGTAAGGTGTTCTTCCACTTGAGAAGAGCTCTTCCCTCTGTTGTTCCTGAAGTTGAAGTTTCCAAAGAAAgtgaaaagagaagaagaatatgaaaAACAAAAGAGAGAATTTGAGAAGTGGTCGTCATATCACTATGTTTAATATGTTCTTAGGATGTTTGTTGCTTTGTTGTTGGGTGGtgtctatatataatataatgtagacTATTAGTCATGAGTGAGAAGTCAGAAGTTTTCAGAATATGCAAAGTTGTTGAGTAATTAATGGGTAAGAAAATTAGCTTTGTATGTACAAGTTATAACTATTCATCCACTAGACATGCAATGGACATCTCCAATGAATACGGAGTAATTGATAGATTGAATCTCAAGAATGGGATAAAATTGAGTAATTAATGGGATAGAAAATAAGTTTAATGAAAGAATAACTAGAACATCTCCTATGAATATGGGCAATATTGAATCTGCCTATCAGTTGGTCATATGGGTGAAATTTGAGAAGAATGACCAGAGATCCAGTCTCACCAGCGGCAGTGTGAGAGCAACCTCTTAAAGTGAGGGGCTTCTTGTGCGCAATGAGGTCTATCCTTTTTGCTCCACAGAATTATCGTGATTTACATCCTTCTAGATACTTTGTCGGGCCGCGCTTAACCATTCAATATgcgattcaaccttttgagaatAACATAATATTgaatctctctctttctcttcctGACGTTCTTTTCTTTATAATGGTGGAGAAGACTGCTataataaaattctaaattgagtTAGACTgcaagataataataataataaggaaatatTGAATTTCTCTCTTTCTATTTCTATACttcttcccaaaaggttgaatctccaacgcCGAGGGCTCCTACACCCCGACCCGACAAAGTATCTGggaagatgtaaatcatgataactcaactgaacatGATGCTAAACATTTACTTACTGCGCACAAAGAGCcccttgaatatatataaaattttgattttgtgatttccAGGCCGCTATTGCACGAGCGGAGTTTATCGTACAACATTGGATAGTGGTTAcagacaatcattattgtgtggaccacatactaatgtacattcagtacacaaaaaatgtacttttagtatattaaaaatgtacattgtattcaggaaaaacacattatttaagtactgaaaattcattattttgtatattgtaGATtgagtacacaaataatgtacttttagtatattaaaatatactttttttatgGTTCGCACATTACCGTATACTcgtatagaccatggtccacacaataatttgacgGTTACAGGTTTCCTTGTcaataaaatgtttaaatacAATCACATTCCGTGTTGTTTTTATTATGCTAAAGTCAAACCAAAATCTCCCAAAACTTTTTCTATGTGTGAGCAGCAAGGCAGATCCATAAATCTTCTTTAGTGGGGACGAATGATTAAAACTAAtgagatatttaaaaaaaaatgaaacgaGTTcaagtcataaatattgttgactagggataaaaaatcaaaatacatcaaaacgggataaaaaatattgaaaacaaatatgaaacataattaattagataaaatagtttgaatagaaATCACAGTATAAAtcactcatctcactattaatatttttaaaaaaataacccACAATGTTATAAATAAAGAATccaattaaaattagaaattaatatgataaatcacaattataatgtcactattaatatcaaaaaaggtcaaaaaatgaaaattaaaaaatttcatgCTCCAAGATTCAAACTATAAAGGGGTGGGGTGGAAATAAGTATTACcttggtctagtggcacccagtgtctaactgaggctcgaacccactcccatcatccatgtgggagtgtaaaccgggctcgaacccactcccatcatccatgtgggagtgtaaaccgggacaccgggtgccactagaccacaaggtaatTAACTCAGTATTTTGGTTAACCAAAATACTCAACAAATTACATATATAGTACTTAAATTTgtcaaagtaatatttaattataatcaaattattataagtatattagtttcaattaattgagtatttTGGTTAATTTGTTGGCATATGTTGGTTCAATTATTATTCGTCAAAGTACtgtatttatgaaaataagATGAGGTGGAGTGTCTTCCCATCTTAATTTTTGGAGATCATGCATGAAATGCATTAAGGTTCCTATAATATCTCAACAAAATGAGTGGTGGAGATATCTTTTTGAAGATCATGACATGGTAAAGACATGGGTGGTTAAACTTCATAGTTTCATGGTGCCCTAATAACTATAAATAGGGGGAAATGTAAGGAAGGAAATAGAAGTTCTCAAAACgagaaaaaaatagtaatattattctGGAAAGTGCTACAAGGGATTATTTAGTAAGTACTGCAAGAAAACTTCAAACAAGGAAAGACTGGTGTACGTATTATTTAGAGAAGTCAGCTCCACTTTATATTATTAGAAACTGTGTTAAAATTCAGGTTGGTTACAGTTTGTACTGTTTAATTGAcagaattagttcaaactgtacttataaactttttcatagagttattttatgaggttaatgtttaaataggtggtatacctagttttgtaattcattgaaccttgtaattgtagAAACTAACGAGTTGATCTTAAGTGAAAAAGTTTTTGAACATGACCAACAGATTAGGAGGTATTCTCTAGCTGCTTTATCAAATTCAGCTATATACTTATCTTTGtgcttttttattattacatatctATATTACATAATTTCAATTACTCTCATAAAAAGCTAAACTCATTCGATTATAATTACTACGTAAATCACTCACCAGCTTAGTTAGGTTGCCCTGCATTTCAACGTTGGGTTCTCCGGTAATAGACCGGCACTGGCACTATGACTAGTCATCCATAAAACAAGAAGACTTCTGAAATTTCAAAGTTGACCAATTAATGGGTTAGAAAATACTAAGATAACTACTTGGACTTTTACgttctttcttttttcacttGTCCTTACTCTCAGATGACCGTCATATTAAAATTCTAACTTATCTAATATATTGGACTACaagataaaagaaaagaaaattttgataaaatcaCAATGCATGTTatcttttttaaattatttattttgaaataagttattatatatatatatatataaggatgcactcccatgcgaactgccgcccaggtaagaaatgagaacgcttcacagacgtccacgtgtccagatcaacgaatcagatgcaattttaaaaatatgacgcggtggcattttcgtaaataactggaactttggtgcacctagtttcacttacaagtgcacctagtttcacttaaaagtgcacatagtttcacttacaaatgcacctagtttcacttataagtgcacctattttcgcatatattttcacttacaagtgcaagtaatttaccttattaatattcatgcacctattttcgcaaatacttacacttacaaatgcaagtaatttaccttgttaatattcatgcacctgggtgcaacctaggtgcacctagttataacataggttgcacctatttataacattaggtgtacctagttataacattaggcacacttagtattgatgctcactgtacaattcacttgcacatgtaatacattttacttgcatctacaatacattttacttgcacttgcgcaagtaatttactttattaacattcatgcacctggttgcaacctatgtgcacctggttgcaacctatgtgcacctagttatagcattacaTGCacatagttataacattaggtgcacttagtattgatactcattgtacaatttacttgcacttgtaatacattttacttgcacgtgtgtaCCTATTTTCatttgcaggtgcaagtaatttaccttgttaacatttatgcacctgggtacA
This region of Ipomoea triloba cultivar NCNSP0323 chromosome 15, ASM357664v1 genomic DNA includes:
- the LOC116005912 gene encoding receptor like protein 22-like; amino-acid sequence: MTTTSQILSFVFHILLLFSLSLETSTSGTTEGRALLKWKNTLLNTSVLHSWSIANLDNICWNWTGITCNNAGAVYKIKLDNFSLAGTLESLDFISFPTLTLFSLHNNSFTGPIPYAIANLSQLIFLDLSLNHFDNLIPTKIEWLTKLQFLNFGGNNLNGIIPSQISYLQHLTYLCLSFNHLTGPIPESIFSNLTKLQAFNCEHNRLHGPIPTSLIKLSKLKKLDLSRNHFYGPIPPTIGNLSSLVFLGLSINMFQGTIPETLCNLHSLATLYLFHNNNFSGIIPQCLGNITSLRHLSLDSRVFHGNVSRTLCNLHSLKALSLNYMFLRGPIPQCLGNLTSLRDLSLSFNMGQGHIPETLCNLHSLKDLHLSFNSPGGMIPQCLGNITSLSDLSLTYNMLQGNIPRTICNLHSLENLDLSFNSLGGPIPQCLGNITSLRHLSLWSNVLQGNISWTLCHLQHSLESLDLSDNSLGGPIPQCLGNITSIRYLSLRSNILQGNIPRTLCNLQSSLEWLDLSNNSLGGPIPNCLGNLTSLRDLSLWSNMLQGNIPRTLCNLQHSLEWLVLSNNSLDGQIPHCLGKLKMLKTILVFKNHLQGMIAPTPTNRNDRNQTISSSLIYGKDAWLCNLSSLQLLDLSDNNLNGSLPLCLGSFSRELKVINLAKNHFWGPIPAGVCTEGNKLEYFNLNGNQLEGPSPRGLTNCRYLKFLLLGNNKFRDTFPYWLDTLSDLRVLVLRSNQFYGEICTSNTTHPFPKLHIFDISDNEFTGHLPRYYIENFEAMQRVKNDSEILHYYDGSISLVWKAVEHEVVHFNICTALYLSNNYFHGEIPKSIGNLHLIRFLNLSHNQLTGSIPSSLGNLRILEVLDLSKNQLVGEIPEQLSKSLTFLAVLNLSYNHLSGRIPHGPQFDTFSNESYLGNAALCGFPLTLQCESRGGGQIVDVEDSNGFGWRSVVVGYCCGLPFGIVIGYLIFKYGKPRWLVRLVLGN